The DNA region GCTAATTTTTGCACTAAACACAATATTTTTGACTGCTAAATAGAATGAATTGCCGCTGGTAACATAATTACTGAACAGGAGATCATTTACCAGGGTGACTAGTTAAATACAACACATACAGATGTTGGAGTCAGGTAATTAACATTTCATATCAGCTGTTGGCCACATTTACAGCCAATAatatgaacaaaacaaaaatgagcACAAAAGCACAAGTGTTGCTGACAAAGTTGAAATGACTAATGTGGCGTAAGTAATGTATCAAGATATGAAGGCACAAGCAATATTAAATGGAAAATCCTATTGAATGATTCACATTACCAATACAAACACATTTTCAACCCAATCTTATTTAATATTGCATgtttaattttagatttttaatTACCATTATTATATTCTATTTTTATCTAATTTTGATCCAATTTATTGTAGTAAGGCTATGTTATATCCTAATACTATCAGCAACTGTGCAAACAAATACACGTACATCTCTCCTTATACAACAAAGTGAGCACCCTCGGAAacccagtgtctaaactccactacgctccataggctgattaacgtgggtaaccgatgATGCAAAGTGTTGACCATTTTATTAAAGTATCATCCAGCCTGCTGTTAACTTCCTTAATCTAActctattttaattttttttttttttacatgtaccCTATATTCATTGTTAGGTAgtaatgttattactccttgTATATTTCTATAATTCATTCAGTACCTCTAACTAAAAGCACTGCTGATTAATGTTCCTAACCCTAACTAGTACAAAGACTACAGACTTAACATAAGTGAGTACTGCTGCTGAACAGTAGTGCTGATTTAATGCTTAAATCAGTACAGCTGTTTTTCCAAGAGTACTGTTGCTCAAAGTACTGCTGATAAAATGTAGAAGAGTACTACTTCAGGATACTGTTATTAGATGCTAAGCAGTAAAACTACTGCTGTATTAAATTAATCAGTACTAAAGCTTAATAAAGAGTACCATTGATTTAGAAAGACACAGTATCGCTGCTTAAGAAGTACTGctgatttattttgaattagCACTACTGATTAAACCCTACTGTAGTTTTTGTGATAATCATTATTACTCCTTACTCTCTCAACTGACTTTAATGCTTAAGAATACTCTTTTTAGACTATTTTAAGTTAACAATGCTATCTACTCTATGCAttcaaaattcaagaaaaaaacattcaacATTACCAAATATGCTTCAAGCATACAAAGATGGGACTTTGAAGTTAAACACATACACAAACAATCTATTCTTAATGGATTAAACAAAGAGTCAAAATCAAACACTCCAACAGTTAATTACATCCAAATCAGTACATTCACAGTTGGAAATACTAAGCAGTTTCTCTGGAAGCCAAATCATGTAATTTCTTAGTATTTAAACTGGCAATACAATACCCTAGGGTGAATTTACACAAGTATGCAGTACAAAAAAATTCAGAGACATTTCTGGAACAAAAATTTGATAATGCAttttgcatgtatatatatatgcaagtCATATTTCATGCTGGGAGTATtataattttgtctttttaaaaaattacataaacataaccATTTCTACATCatttaaatacagaataatatTATCAGATATTTCATGATCAACAGTCGCAGGGTGagtaaatttttgttttatctcgGATAACTATAATCAACATtggaaacaaatatacaaatataaatacaaacagGTGCTGCAGAAAATGCTTGGTTTATATGGTCATATACACATTACAATAAAACAGTGATGATTCCTATGTTTGTCTCCCCAGACACCCGTCCCCTCTCCCTACATGATCTCTTGTCATCTCACTAGACATGTTGAGAGAAAGGttaatattttacagaaatgaATGTTCATTTAAATGTTGACTGgtctataaaatatagaaatattaacattttataaaatttatccACCATGGCACAAGAAAATGTAACAAATCCTCATCAGGCTGTATAGTCTACCTATAGTAGAACATTTGATATGTAACAGATTTCTCTGTCTTGTCTACAGCTAAGGAAAATTGATTCCTTATAGGATAGGCTTTTATGTGTAGGTTAGCCATATCATtgataatggttttttttcactgaacaataaattaaatgatgaccatttcatcaaaatatataccCCTTATAtaagaataattaaataaatcatataaaactgAACATTGAaagatgttttgttttgtttttcttaaatcatggaaattttttttaattggcaattatggacattttatcattgtagaaagaaatacaacaaaaaattaattaaataaatcacaaatgaatgaataaatataaatatattctagttataaaacaatacaaaggaaatatatttacaatgcatGCAGTATagaaattaatatcaatttacTGTTTAGGATGCCTATCTTGTACATAACAATAATACTTTGTCTACAGGATGATAAAAAaacttcatttcaaaatgttttggtttttttctcttGATTCAGACAATGCACAAATCAAATGCTGAATGGAAAGGGTTTAACATCAATTATGAACTGCTATTTAAGGACAATATTAAATTGCTATAGATGTAATTTAACAATATTGGAACTAAAGTCTCTAACAGACTGAGTCTGACTTAATAACAAACAAACTGTTTCTgttattgtatacatgtaccaacattttttttaaaagattatttCACCCCTTAGATAACAGCAAAACATTCTATAACACAATAaatagttttgaaaatatttttaaaacgaCATTAAATCAGAGTGTCAAGTGCATCAAgaacaatacattgtaatacactTGAGGTGCTGTATGAGAGAGTTACTTTCCTTATgattatttaatttttgaaacTTGATTAAAGTGTAATGGTAACAAAACTAATACTGTATAAAAGTTTACAGGTTTTATCATGATGTGGTTTTGATAACGTCATCCAACACTCAATATTACTTGAGTATCTGGTATAATTATTCATCCTAGTAGATGTTGCGTTTGTCAAACTTTGAAATCACAAGATCTAACATACCCAACATTTAAACTTCAATCTGTCGGAGGTGAACGCACTCATAACAAAACTTAAATTGTGCATAGATGACAGTTAACAACACCTGTGAATTCCCTTCTGGTATCACACAAGATTCATTCATAACAGATACCCGATCAATTATCCTGTTAAATACTTCTAACCCAATCAATTATCCTGTTAAATACTTCTGACCCAATCAAATATCCAGTTTAATATATGTAACCCGATCAATTATCCTGTACAACACTTTTAACCCAATCAATTATCCTGTTAAATACTTCTAACCCAATCAATTATCCTGTTAAATACTTCTGACCCAATCAAATATCCAGTTAACTACCTGTAACCCAATCAATTATCCTGTTCAATACTTCTAACCCAATCAATTATCATGTTAAATACTTCTTATCCAATCAATTATCATGTTAAATACTTCTAACCCAATCAATTATCCCGTTAGATACTGTTACTATAACATGCATGTACCCTGTTAAATATTTCCGGcccaattttaaattttaccaTTATACTCTGATGACAGTTATCTTCTCTCTGAGAAAGATTCTAGTGATGGAATATCACATCTTAATTTCAAACTGGTTTTCCATGAATCTCTTCACAATCTATGTACACATCTATCAAAACTGAATCACACTAGATTTGGCATTAGTGGATTAAGGAGGTTGTTTATCCCAGATGTACAAAATCAGCATTATTAAACAGTAAAACATACTAATATTCATACAATATCAACAAACAAAAGGATACACGTCAGTGAACAGTGTATAAATTCAACATGAAATCATCAACCACAATACACAAGTAAAACTAAATGTGTATATAACCAACAGATTatcaacataatataaacatatctCGTAATATAGTGAGTATGATACCTGAATAGATTATGAATCACTTTGACACTGATGTGAGATAGAATATACCAACACAATGAAAAAAGTCAAATAAGTATGATAACTcttcttttttgtttgtaataaactcaaaatttcattaaaatataacgTCATGTTATCTGATAAATCCTTGTAAAATCCTGAATTGAAGGATGAATTGAATTCTTCTTccacaaaaatataaacatctCCATACACAACAGTATTTTTTGCTTATTCTTTTTTTAGAGAAATAGATATCTTGATATTGTAATTGTCAGTGGTCTATATAAAATCGCCATCAAACGTTTCCAGTGGCTAGGCCATTGACTATCCTTGCCCAGAGATCCTTACGGCACGACTTGGTCCTGCGTAGACTTTGTAGAAACTCTTGAAATTGGACCATACCTCCTGGTGTGAGACAAAAGGCATTTCTGGCACTGCAGATGGTGTTTATGAAATCGTCATACTCAGAAGGGTTGATATGGTGTATACGCTGGTGAGCACATTGGATGAACCTGAAAATATTGAGTGTGATGAAATGATACATATTTAGAGTAAAGTGATACATACTGATACATATTTAAAGTAAAGTGATACAGTAGCCACCATACAGCCGGTTATTTTTGCAGGTCAAAGTTTTTGCAATTTGACTTTAAGGGTACATATGATTCAACTCTTTCTTTATATGTTGTAGaccaaaggagaaggtacgttaagactcgaatatggctgcaaaattaattctccagtaaagaacaacatattttgccatataacagttgaatacatttgctaacacattacatctcgaaaatatcccgcatgtgccaattatgtttactatgacgtcatcaacatgcagtttcccgccatttttcacaaaaatccttgaaaaatcatactttttgagtggttttctctaaaaatgaatgtggccgccttcgtggagcagaaagagattttcacacgttgtgtatcgtgtatttacgcatatccatgcaaaatataaagttgctccaaggtggcagccaaatccatttcaagccttttctaacctaaagatgatgaatttctagcaaaatctggcgagaagaggaaaatcatccatttgatgacgtcataagtggagcacatcgtgtacatggttataaaaagttatgttttgatgaatggcaagtatgagagtatttattgatgtgaaattgatgtggatcagagttaatatttttcggcctgaaaaattaaggccaaatactggtcctttcatatctactccttttgCAATCATTGTTATGTCccacaaaattgtgaaatatcatccccacaaaaataaaatggtatTTTGAACGTgttcatacatatatgtatgccCTATAAATGCCCAGAATTTAAAGTATCTGTATTTACTGTTTCTGTCTAGAAACCAACACTGAATCAGACATATCAAGTTTTCTAACATAGCTTCAAAGATAATGTAGATTCACATGAAGGTAAAGAGGATTTGATAAACACTAAAAATGGAGTAGATTTGAatcattattaattatatattgttaattCAATAAATCTACAGAATATTTAGTGTTGATGGGTATATCCCTAACTTCtttaaattttaacaatataaccttcttttaaagatgctccaccgccgacagacaatatatgatactcatcatttgaaccgTAATTGAGGTTTAGTTGTGGACTATATATGTGACCAATTGAcgccaaaaaataatataagatcatttatgttgtttttggtgcatgcgaaatcagtacttcattccatataggaaatagtgacatggaatttttccagaatgcaattaattatttttaatatctttatcttgaagtaaattGGAAACCTCAAacttgtaatggtgtaaaatgaGTAAGTTtcataactgaagaaaaataccaatttgtctgctcctgtttttgatagaaaaattaccatttgtcaacgatgaagcatctttaaccaTTGTATTGCAGGATTTCTAAGTTTATTtcctttaaaagaaaatttttcAAAACCAGTCAATCTACTTGTAAATATGATTGAGATCCACTGAGTAGAAGCCTTTACATAGTACTACTTACATTTGAAGACATTTTTGGACCAGAGGGTTGAGTATATTATTTGGTCTCAGATGACCTTGTGGAATAGACGGATTGTTCCTGGCCAAGATGTGAGCACCTTCAACGTAGATGTCATATAAAACAAATGGACTGACCACTGCATTCACTGCACTGGCACAAAACTGTTGGAGATAATTTGTACCTGCAACATAAACACAACATAATgataatcataattataatatttaaagCTATGGAATGTTTTATGACAATATCCATGCTTTGCCattcaaaatgttgataaaaatagaaatatagtGTACCCTCACAAGCTCATCACTATCACcttattattatttgaaatgtaaaatcTTTATCTAAGCCAAAAGGTGCTCTTAATTTGGTCATGATAGgtaataataattgtatataagTTAACAGTAGCACGcatgaaaatgttgtttttattgtgaaataaaatgatacaaaaaattCACCAGTTTACAATACACTAAATGCAATCATTATGTTCCAAATGAATGGGAATAATTTAAGTACTAGTGCCACATGATACCCGATAATGTTTTGCAGGACTactgtttctattggtgatggaacaTGTCAAAATATGCTATCCGCACTAACATCATTTCAGCAggaagattacaaatagttacgttccatcaccactggaaaTACTAGTCAAACACAAATGTgttcaggtatcacatggtacatgaattattcCCTTTTAACATGATATGATTGTTAGGTAACAAACAGAACTTACCTAATTTGATAGCTATATTAAGGAGCCATTTGACATCCTCCCCATAGGGTGGGTTGCGGGCATACTTCGCCTGTGGTCGGTCATCATGTACACGCCTTGCTAATGTTTCAAGAGCTAACATACCAACACGGAAGGCAGCCATCAGATAGTTAAACTGGACCTGATTGGTGGTCGTATGTTGACCATTGTGTTGTCCCTGGATGGCAGCAGCAGACTGGGGCGGACTAGGAGACTGAGAGGAGCCATCAGATGCTACCTCTATAGGATGTGAAGGCTGAACAGATCCTGCTGAGGATGTGGGAATCTGCTGGACAGCAGGAGGATGACACTGTGCATGACTAGGGAACACTTGTACAGCAGGAGTGAGGGCCCGGAATGGTGGTGCTGCACTGGCAGGATACATACTGGCAGGAGTTGGTATTCCTTGCATGTTATTGAAGTGAGGCTGATTTTGATATGTGAATGCAGGTACAAAATGATGAAGGTTGGGGTTCTGCATGGGGATAGGCTGATGCGCGGTGTACTGATGTCCGAATGGCTGTATCTGTTGAACATATCCGTAATGTTGAACATACTGGTGGTGATGAGGTAGCTGTGGATGGTGAGGGTTTGCTTGAGGAATGGCATAGGACAGCACAACAGGCTGAGTAGGAATCTGACTATTGACAGCGCGAGGCATCATCTGTGGTGTGTTTGTCAGTGTCACTTGATTACACGAATGTGGAGGGGTGGAGCTGAATGGAATGACTGACAGCGAGGACGGACTCCTCCTGTCGGTAGGCAGTGGAGCCCCGGCCACACTCGCAGCAGTCACAACTGCCGCAGGTGGAACACCAGCGTCATTAGATTCTGATGCAGCATGATTAAGGGGTGCAGTCTCTATAGATGAATGATTATGACTAGACTTTGCAGCCTCTTCTGACAATTCAAACCATTGTCTGGCAACATCAAACAAAACTTCTGGATACACACCACCGCCCTTGGCTGCACTTTCGACGGCCAAACAAGCTCTCTGTAACATCTCCCTGCTCTGCTCCTTACATTGGATCAGGGCCCGCTGGACCTCTGATGGATTCAGAGCCTGTGCATTAGGCAGACAGGACAGAGCTAGTTCTGCTGCTGCCCTGATCATGTTTGGATCACGACCTCTGGAAGCTCTATCAGCCAAGGAAGCAACTTCAGCCGGTGTGAGGTGGCCCTCCCATGTATCTATCAGCATGTTGATGGCTGCACTTCCAATTTCCATAGCTTGTCCTACAACATCGATAAAGATTAATAGTAATGAACATTAAGAAGAACAGCTTTAAGATATAAAtaagattttgttatttgaaCCAGATGCTTCAAAATTCACAACAATCTTTATAAAGAACATTCTGATTTACAatctaataaatcataaaaaaatatgcttATACGATGTAGCATTTTAgatttaataaatcaaataaattgcTCAATAGAAGACTCAATATTGTGACTGCTAATTAAAACTCAGGTTTTCCAATATCACAATGTTCAAGAAAGTTCCTGACATGTGTGAAGCATTAAAATTACATCATTTgtttaagaaaaatattaacttgAATATTAAGATTTACAATCAAGTTCTGAGTACCTGTGATCCAGGACACATGTGAAGAGTAAGTCCGTGACAGCCAGTTAGGAGATACACAGTTGTTGAGACCTAAGGCATACAGGCCGATCTGGAAGGCACAGAGATGGAGGTTTCTGTGGGGACCTGTATGGGTATTGGTATTGCTAGGCTGTGTAAACAACGATGTGGAGCTATTACCACCTGCCTTTGTTAAAACTGTCTTTGACAACTCAAACATAAAATGTGCTGAAGCCTCACTTGGCTGGTTGGGTACTGTTGGCATTATACGAGCCTTCCCTTTGTACCTGAaaattgataaatgataatGAGGTATCATGACAGCATAATAGCTTTTCTACATAGACATTGAACAATTAAAGCAATAGCAAAACCATTTTGACAtgaattttacatatacatgcaaTGAAGCTTTACATTTATTGACAAAAGAAAGCttgaaacatgtacatgtatttccaatTGAAATGCCCATAAATCACCACTCAAGCATTTAAAACAAGACAATCAAATTAGACTGTACGGTCCATTTACCTAGGATTTTTAACATTGGCCATTCCTGGAGTAAGGATTCTAGATTCCATCAGTTGGGATGGCATGAATCTGGCACCTAAAGGACTGGGTGGGCTACAACAGAAATGAATAACATCGTTAGAATTTACAGAATGTTTTCTGGCCAAAATAACAACTCTGGATTTCTATCCAAAATTCTCTTTCAAAAGAAAATCTCTTTCTGTATCaacatttgaagattttatgaAGTTTAAGTCAAATGACTTATAAACAGCAGTGCTGTCACCTTTCATTTTCTCTGAGTTTGTTCCTGGCGTCCTTGTCCCCTGAGCTACTGGATCCGATAGAATCACTGCTGTCCCCTGAACTGCCACAGTCACTGCCTGGCCCCTGGTGTTTCCACGTACGTCTCACCATAGTGGGAGAGTTGTCACTGGATGTTGTCTCAGGCGCACTACTATCAATACTAGCCATACCTAGGAtgaataatgtaaaaataatatcaatactagCCATACCTAGGATgaataatgtaataataatatcaatactaGCCATACCTAGGATgaataatgtaataataatatcaatactaGCCATACCTAGGATGaataatgttataataatatcaataccaGTCATACCTATGATGAATAATGTTATAATATCAATACCAGTCATACCTAGGATGAATAATGTTATAATATTAATACCAGTCATACCTAGGATGaataatgttataataatatcaatactaGCGATACCTAGGAtgaataatgtaataaaaatatcaataccaGCCATACCTAGGAtgaataatgtaataaaaacatcaaTACCAGCCATATCTAGGATGaataatgttataataatattaataccAGTCATACCTAGGATGaataatgttataataatatcaatactaGCCATACCTAGGAgaataatgtaataataatatcattACTAGCCATACCCAAGATGAATAAcgtaataaaaatatcaatactagaaatatgtctgttacaCATTCAGTGCTCGTTAACTACTTCCTAAAATTTTAATTTCCAGTACAATATGAATCTATAAGGCTCCTACTCCAAGATATTTTGCACATtcaaaaatgtaacaaataattaataaataaccTGCAGATATATACCCACAAGCCTATATGAAATCATCCTCGGAAACAGGTGTATGTATGTAGCACTatcgctcattatccttgggactattgcaagaTGGTTTACGTTCTTgatgtattgtaaaataattctttcctttgtcagaacTTTGTTAATTGcgttctttgttacatagaagttactgtttattatattattgatattggTAGGATAGACTTGCTttgctgttcaaaatagtcATCTGCCAGAACATTGTTCAGTCTCTCACTCTCTGTGCACATGGTGACTTAACTAGGTCATGCTTGAATGCCTTTCTTGGGTACATCAGATCTAGAGCTCAGGCACCCGGACTGATATTGTATAAggttttttattctgtttctccaagcaaaaaaaaaaaaaaattatatgtattatcaAAAGACATAAAATGAGGATGAAATGAAATTCATACCTTGTGAAGGTTTTTTCTTCATACTCATACATCTTAATTTGGCTTCCAGAGCTTTAAGTTCTTCTTCCTCCTCTACTGCAGAACTGTCTGTATCCTTCCCACTAcaatcaaataaaattgaatgTACCTTGAGAGTTGCTTATCAAATAACATACTGGTTTTGGTATTAAAAACTGTTTCCATTCATACAGCGTTGATGCCTGTTAGATACTGGTCAAACTAAACTCTCTAAGGTGGGAAAAAGCCAGAGACAAGAAATTAATTCCATCTTACCTGTTATACCTAAGAGGGTATGTGAGTTTTGGCCTAGCACCTGATGTAGATGTCACCATTGTGTTGGATACTGTCCTTGCTGAAGCTGCTTGACCACTGGCCTCAGAACTTTGTTGTTGTGGCTGACTAACATTTGAACAGCCGGCCTGTGATGTGGAGGCCTGAGGTACAGACTGACCGGTGGTGGGGGTAGGATGAACGGCTGGGATTGGTGCAGCAGGTGGAGCGGAGGGAGACTTACTACCCAGGTAGTTAACTAGACTAGGAGCTTTGTACAGCTGATGAACTTCCTTGTCCAGCAGCTTATCCATGATCTGAAGAAGAGTTTCATAaaaacttattatatatatcaagatTTGTCAAATGGCAATAATACACATATTTCAGACAAAAGACTTATAGTCTTACAAAACGATATAGATTTCACTGAATAATGTAACTATGAAGATAGATGATATAAACCAccttaatttttaaaatttatcgACCCATGAATAGCCAGGATCATTTTGAATTTGGTTTCTCCTGCAGTAGCTGGTGACTTTATAACAACAAATATAGAAGATTTGCCGCATGTCAAACAGAGTGACATTCTTTATGTCATGTCATACTagtattttcattgaaaaaatgtTCAGAAAAGTTTTTACCTTGCTAAGCTTGACCTGATCATCTTTGTAATGGACCAACATTGTGATGGCTAGTTCTCCTCGCTGTCTCCTTGTGCTCTCACACAAAAGTGGGTGATCTGCCTCCGATACATTGGCTTTCATACCTAcaatacattttcaaattaaGAAATAGCAAGGGATTCTTAAGACAATAAgaactttttttctcaaaagCAAAATGTTCCTCAGTTCTATGCAAGCTTGATCCTGTGcttttattgtttgtaaatgtaatatgtaaatgttatCAATCAGGATATAATACCAATTGGTTTAAACTTTCTGACTTTATTAATGATTAAACTTAAATATGCTTGTAAAACATAATGATGCCCATCTTGGTATGAAATCTAgatgaaatgaaacaaaacagtTATGGGTGACACCATACCTCAACCACATTCATGGTGGAGGgcataaaaagaatgtttatGTGACCTTACCTAGTGCTGCGACAGCTCCTTCAAACCCAAGCTTCTCATCTCCTGGTGACCTGGCTATACTGATCTGTACCGACCTACTGGGAGGTCTGCTGTTGGTGCTACCTAAAGGGAATACTGAAACATAACCAAGAAATATGATCATCATGGGTCTTCAATCACTggtttaaacaataaatattaagcTTTTACCTTCTTCAATCATCGTAGGCATATTTCTGATTTTCATAATCTTCTACCCTATTTCAATCATCTTATacatatttcttattttcataaacaatCATCTTAcacatatttcttttttcatagACAATCATCTTACacatatttcttattttcatagaCAATTATGGTAGGCTTTCTATGGGAAACACATTactttgttttaaattgttaTCTGATTGTATTTATAAATCTACAAACCTGGCAGGCAGAGGGAATCAAATATAAAGCTGGCTAGAGTGAGCGGCAGAAGAGCATCACCACGAGATTTAATAGTTCTGTCACGAAGTTGTTCTGCCTTGTCTCTCAGCACATTCACTTCTGCTGGACCAAGTGGTATCTTCTTCAGCAGATTCAGCAACTCTGTTTCCTGATATGCTAGTTTTACCTACAACAAATGATACATACGATACATGAGCATAATTATCTAGGCAAATGTTGCAAGAGTAGGAAAACATCATTTAGCTTGTACTCTCCATCAACACTTCGCATTTTTTTTAAGTTGATCTAGATTTCATTTCATGAATAGTGCAGACCCTTTTGTTTTGGGTTGTGTAAAGTTTCTTTTGATGTATTTTTGACAGACTTTCATTCAAGAACATGCATAACAATAAGACATTATACAGAAGCAGATTTTAAAGATGAAAGTCATAGACAACTATTATTTTTGTATGGGAATTTTTGACTATGTAACTGATGTATATGGAAGCACATGAAACTGAATCCTGCATTGCTACCCACCTCCAGTGCTTTACAGGAAGCTGGTGGTCTGGGGAGTTCCAGTCCAAACATGCCCACTTTGAAGGCCAGATGGAAACATTCGTGCTCCTCTGCCAACACACTGGACAAGAAGGCAGCCTTGGATAGTGTGGAACTGGCCATCAGACTGATGTTGGTCAGCGCTTTCTTCTTCTTACCTACATAGTACATAACAATGATAATTTATTGTTAGTAATGCATAACTTTGATCTAATTGTTAATATCTGAACATCTATTTGTGGAGAAAGCACTACCCACTT from Argopecten irradians isolate NY chromosome 5, Ai_NY, whole genome shotgun sequence includes:
- the LOC138322936 gene encoding zinc finger SWIM domain-containing protein 8-like, giving the protein MDLLFDWDNEGDRYSFEDSDRFEEDSLCSWISEPESLCNNWRGWKRQNGGQASTIVKNQESDGPVKPLVELAAMAVACNIPFEEVEMFPQPIPEQLQLRIAFWSFPENEEDIRLYSCLANGSADEFQKGEHLYKFKAVKDALQIGFHLSATVIPPQGIVQAKGNFNVAVVFDRRRISSCTCTCNSAASWCSHVVALCLYRIHQCNAVCLRAPVSESLSRLHRDQLQKFAQYLISELPQQILPTAQRLLDELLSSQETAINTVCGAPDPTAGPSANEQTSWCLDENTLHENIKKTLVKFCVPSPIVFSDVNYLSATAPPAAAEWQSLLRPLRGREPEGMWNLLSIVREMFRRNDSNAIPLLEIITDEVLQCEQILIWWFTTKTTANNNNMCRGNGSGGANITQHAAASLCEEIVTLWRLAALNPKLSPVQRNDLSVKFKEWHLSTVEKVRKARGVSINNTGNGLKKNEIENFIGFKPGIEACSLAWDDYPIPGVTYSEKDGSCFKYRFNKSHDSDKKPSRIQPVTVCSESIISTDNTTTLAQAQNMLQEQHQNAQDLANYNSRRHGHSSPRGSNTNDGAISSGSEGFCEPERSSSLYRDSDSGSEMKEVNSRSNSIDDQEGFPGHASLPNSYGIGNRSEGASNFSVFSSDKSGDVFHACDNAQDNSTFVMSAADTQASGSARAEHSSESQQSGDEYHVYFCAKNKAADADKQKKDKTDEPNFFAGVKNMDQTQDVLFARAEALHAHGHTKEACRLAQRLAEEMLANPCDLLAETANLPSIKGKKKKALTNISLMASSTLSKAAFLSSVLAEEHECFHLAFKVGMFGLELPRPPASCKALEVKLAYQETELLNLLKKIPLGPAEVNVLRDKAEQLRDRTIKSRGDALLPLTLASFIFDSLCLPVFPLGSTNSRPPSRSVQISIARSPGDEKLGFEGAVAALGMKANVSEADHPLLCESTRRQRGELAITMLVHYKDDQVKLSKIMDKLLDKEVHQLYKAPSLVNYLGSKSPSAPPAAPIPAVHPTPTTGQSVPQASTSQAGCSNVSQPQQQSSEASGQAASARTVSNTMVTSTSGARPKLTYPLRYNSGKDTDSSAVEEEEELKALEAKLRCMSMKKKPSQGMASIDSSAPETTSSDNSPTMVRRTWKHQGPGSDCGSSGDSSDSIGSSSSGDKDARNKLRENESPPSPLGARFMPSQLMESRILTPGMANVKNPRYKGKARIMPTVPNQPSEASAHFMFELSKTVLTKAGGNSSTSLFTQPSNTNTHTGPHRNLHLCAFQIGLYALGLNNCVSPNWLSRTYSSHVSWITGQAMEIGSAAINMLIDTWEGHLTPAEVASLADRASRGRDPNMIRAAAELALSCLPNAQALNPSEVQRALIQCKEQSREMLQRACLAVESAAKGGGVYPEVLFDVARQWFELSEEAAKSSHNHSSIETAPLNHAASESNDAGVPPAAVVTAASVAGAPLPTDRRSPSSLSVIPFSSTPPHSCNQVTLTNTPQMMPRAVNSQIPTQPVVLSYAIPQANPHHPQLPHHHQYVQHYGYVQQIQPFGHQYTAHQPIPMQNPNLHHFVPAFTYQNQPHFNNMQGIPTPASMYPASAAPPFRALTPAVQVFPSHAQCHPPAVQQIPTSSAGSVQPSHPIEVASDGSSQSPSPPQSAAAIQGQHNGQHTTTNQVQFNYLMAAFRVGMLALETLARRVHDDRPQAKYARNPPYGEDVKWLLNIAIKLGTNYLQQFCASAVNAVVSPFVLYDIYVEGAHILARNNPSIPQGHLRPNNILNPLVQKCLQMFIQCAHQRIHHINPSEYDDFINTICSARNAFCLTPGGMVQFQEFLQSLRRTKSCRKDLWARIVNGLATGNV